TATTTCTAGACATAGACATTGTTTTTCACAATATATGAAATTGTAAAGTTCTACATGTCAACTTATAATgatacaataaaatatgtaaCGTTCTATAATTAGTATCAATATGATGACAAAgtattttcatataaaaaataattCGAAATACTTGAACAATGTGGTATACATTACAACATTTTAAATACTCATCTTCCGAATCTTTAAGTATATAAGTTTTGTACAAAGTTATTTTTGAAACTATCATTTTTCTATATGACTTTTTATAACACCTTAGCTAGGTAACCCAACACCATAACCTCTTGTACGAAGTCGAGAGTCTGGGTAAAACTACGATCACAGCAGGAGTTCTCATGTGAATTTCACAAGGAAGACGGGAAAACGAAACGTTTGTATGAACAAATGGCATTGTGTTCGGTTAAGAAGATTAACAATAACGCTATTATACACACCTGTTTGTTTCAATTACACGATAATTCCCTTCACTTCCTTTCATTAATTTTAGTTGACATCAAAGTGTGCACTGCGTACACTTTCTACTTCTTCAGCCAGTCTTCTAAGTTCTAAAAAGAATCTTACTTCAAACACAATGTACAAACGGATGAAAGATTAACTGCTAATCGCTCCCGATCATTTACAATAGTGGAGACATGTGTGTGTCATATCAGGAAATAACCACGCTGTTATATTCAAGAATGAATAGCACAGCTGTACGTGTGcgaagtatgtatgtgtgaaagCGACAACACATCGCAAATGACATCGACGCTGACGTGGACAAATTCGCTGTTTACTTCCGGGTTTCGCGATTGCGACTGCGCGTTGTCTTTGCATCAGACAGCATCAGACGGCTTGCATACTTGACATATTTATGCTAATTTCGCCGACACTTTCGTGCATTCGAGTTTTATAGCTCGATTGACCTTCCTTGCTTGGAAAGGATGGAGATCCCAATAGCATAACGCAATGTAACCAAATATTTTGAGTTCATGCTACTCTGGCGAAAGTTGAGTGATGCGCAAATGACATGTATCTTCTGTAGACCTATGCTTTGTTGTCATTTGGCAGGCACGCAATGATCACGTGCTTtggtatgtgtatgttttgGTTTGAAGTATTTTCGATGTAGGTGGATCGTTGTCTACGATCGCGTGCAGCACATTCTTTCTCTCGCCAATCTTGAATTCAAATTTGGAACAAGATTTTAAACAAAAGTCTATTaatgaataaaattatatttttagaatTAAAAAATGGTAAATTTCCTTAAGGTCATGCTCGCATTTATATGACACCCCTATGTACTAAATGGTATGattcatgaatatgcatgacCTTTCACGGGTCGACCAGCTGATCGGTCGTTGATAACAAACAGTTTGACAGAACGTCAACAAAGAGCCTCCATAAATACATACAGACGACCGTTGTGTAAGGGCGATTGTGACCTAACGTATACCGATATTTGCTCCGTTTTCTTGCATCAACTCACACCCAGACACGATCACTCTTCATATTTACGTTGCATACGTAGTAACAAGGTAAGAATTATTGATAAGCTGGGTGTTTTTCATGGTTTTCtagatattttttttggtgAGTGTATTCGCGATCGAATGTACGTTGTGACCCGAGGTCAGAATACCGGTTTGGCGCTTAAAATGTAGTCAAAATGCTTTGAAAggtattgtttttaaaaaatgttttctctGAAATTCCAGCGCTGATTTTGAGATCACGTAATTTTCTAAAAACGCATAATTTATTATTGAAATTTAAGAATTAATATTTTCTGACGGAGGCCACTTCTGGGGCAGGGCTGGGACTCGTTGCtaaccattacatgtatatagttagcaCCTCGACCGTGTCGCCTTGTCCATTACCCTGCAAAAGTAAGGGCTACGCCCTTTCCTTCAATTTTGCATTGGAAGCCTTCCCTAGTTCgagtatttattttaaaactaaaatacgACTTTAGAATCGTTGTTACTTTCATTTGCCAACCGATTTCCACGGTTCTTGTTGGCgcattttttttagagattGCTTTCAAAGGTAGAAAATCAATCGACGGAAAGCGAGTCTACTGTCGTCCAGTCCAGTCCACTCACTGTATCTATATCGATTCGCGTTACCGTCGGTTATCTTTCAACTCTTTGGCATGTCTGGAAATATTGGTTTAGCACTAGCCATGGTCATAATTTTTAGCAAGTTTAACTGTAAGACTTGGGTAAGGTGTCGGTTAGGTGGAAAACTGTCGCTAAATATTTAATCAGCTAACTTGATATTTGGTTCTCAATATACCTATCAAAAATAGGGATGAGTAATGAAGATTCTCATATGCAAATTGTTGGTGAAAAAATACCAACAGTAACACCACCCTTCGAAAAAACTAAAAGCTATCGaagatgtatttgtatatggTGTCTCAAAGTGGAATGAATGAGACGGGTATTGCATTTCACATGATAGTGCTAAGCTTGTAGGTAAGATTCAAGATGTTACCATAGTAATGACAACCAACAATGATGTTGTGACGTCATGGTTATATTGGCCCCCACACTTATGAGTTATGACAACCGTCAACCTATTTTGTAAATGTTGGAGTTACACAACAGATCGCAAACGAAATATTGCAAGACTTGGAGAAATTCTTAACTGTTAATCGCTTTGTTTGCATGTAATCTCAAGGCTTTCGTCTGATTTCATCATTGTATGTAAAGTAACGGCGACCCCGTTattattgtcatgcaaatttatcatgaatattgaattAACCGGAACGTCAACAAAAGTATATCGCTCGTTTATACATACGTTCGTACGTACACAAACTACGCAGTCAAAAATTCTCGATCGCGGTCAATAGTTACGGAAAGACACAAACGAATTTTACTACTTGACGAAAACAGTGTTCAAAAAACAGGATCACGCTTCAGCGACAGTGAGTAAGTTAATAACGTTATTAATTTCAGTAATACCTCATATTTATTCTTGAGGCCTCCCGTTTACGTGTGAgttgttttgtttataaaatGTCACGAGAAACCGGTATATACGTATTCTTGTACGTCACACATTGACAGCTGTGTTCGACGCCTTGTTTGTTGTCACAATTTTGACTTTTGTGGCGTAAGTATAATACCTTGATGTTGATTTTATGTGTTTAAAGTTTCTTTGTTTATCACCCAACATGACGGGAAGGGAAATCCATTGTCCACGTAAAGGTTATTAGATTTTACGTAATGTTTGTAATATTCATTTGCAACAATACTAGCTGCTACCCCTACTTTGTTCACAGGATACATTTGGAATAGTCCAATCGAATGGATTGTAGATCGAACATTAAATCCTATTTAAGTTATACAGaatattagaaatacatgtacataatatatggaTGATGGCAGTCaatatatggcattgataaaattattttcattttgacactctattttgaaaatattggaaaatcaCAGAGTGGGAcgtgtgtggaggggggggggctacaaaCAATTTGACCTCCATTATATGTCAAGGTCACAGAATGCCAGTACACCTATGCCTCTAGCATATTGTCACAATTTTAGTACAAATGATGGAGCACACATGTCAGAAATTGATGCTTATTGATCTTATCAATATTaatcttacaaaaaaaaaatgattgaacATGACCCTTGAACTCCTGCATGAACTGATCATGAATTGGTAACAATGTGTCATGGAAATACTAGATAGCACTTAAATTGCATTTATGTTTGGAAATTCTACACAGAAATGATTCAAATATCAAGCTGATATTTTCACCAAGGCCCTCGTGGTGCTCCATTGGAGTGCAGCTGGTTATATACTGCCCTGGTGGTGTGTGGATCTAGGTTAAGTATTGGCTGTCACCCAATAAAAAGTGATAAGTCAGCAAGAATGTACACTCCCTTTTATGGACATGCAGCACAAAGCTCCTCATTTACATGTTGACTCTATGTGGTCATTAGTGGCGCTGTTGTACTCTCTGCATACAATTCCAGGGTACTGCCTCATTATCCATAGTATACAAATGCAGATCTGATACATATGCAAGACTAGgattccccctccccccctctatATGTCTGACTTTTATAACTTGTATATAGGGGTATATAGCATTTGAAGGAAATTAAAAGTTAAACTTCAAAGTTTTTGCATTTGTGACATATAACAAAAACCCTGGAGTATTACTGTCTGTGCAAAGTATCTATTAACATTCAAATTGAGGTTAACCAGTAACAAAGgaacaataaaatgtaaaattagaACAACTAGTTGCTTTTATGCCAGACACAGTGTAATGACATAATAGCTATTATGATTTCCCTGGAGAATATAAAAACTATATAGgctgtatatatatttaatagttAAATTGATGAGTTACTTTCTATGTTACAGGGGAAGtgaaattgtcattttcaactttcatttcatttttttatttttttttaaatttattttcagaGTTGTATATCAGTATGTTCAGTGGCATCACCAGTTACATCTTTGGAACTAGCTCAGATGACCAGTCTGTGCCTGATAATGAAACTGTGTTGAAAACCACCGACGCTGACAATGAATGGGTGCTAGTTGATATTTCAGGTAAGGTAGCAGGAtgtcaaaacaacaaaatgaaatattgcaaagacaagAAATAGTCTCTTTATTTCATCTTGTTTCCTCACATTTGCAAGTTTGGTTTAtcttttgtgtgttttcttaGAAGTGTAAAAGAAGGAAAAGGTCTACAAAGGTGAAAACTGTTAAGAGACAAAGTTATGtcaagtaaataaatacatgattgACCAGATAGTTTTGTGCTTTCTATAACGGGAATGGGATTAGATATATTATGTGTTCTGTTTAAAATCTCCCATATATGGATGtaattaatgaattaaaattAAGTCAAGATCATTAGAAACATGATTTGTCATTTACACTGCATTTCAACAAGTATCAGCAGCTAATTAATGTGAAcctccccccccaaaaaaaaataaataaataaataaaaaaataaaaaaaataaaaaaaacccactaaTTTATTGCATATTTATCTCCTTTGAGTATTCCATATCAATGAAAACCCAATGTGAAACTCTCTTCACatgtcatgtaatgtacatttttggtATTACCTTCATCTGAAAGGTTGATGATAATATCAGGCTCATCTcaaatttctttaatttgttgacaaaaaatGAGTAAAATGAGACATTGATACTACAATGACAAACACAGTAGGTAAAATAATAATGACAGTATTTAGCTGGCCTGGTAGTACAGAAGTTCAACTTTATGCTTTGTTGAATACTTGAAATTAATACTTTGTTCTTGTTGAATAATCTAGAGCAAGCAAAAAGTACAAGCGAGGCCAGAGATGAACCAATATCTTATGACAATGACAACCAAGCAGTCCCTCTTCCAAACATCGCTCCTGACGAGAGTTGGTTTGTAACACCACCACCATGTTTCACAGCAGGAGGTCATTCTCCGGTTCACATGGAACCAAACCCCCTGGAAGATCTGCTCATAGAACACCCAAGTATGTCTGTGTATGGTGTCCGACCAAACAGAACAGATGCTGAGGCTGCAGAAAGCAGCCAAGCAGCAGAAGGCTCAAATCAAGAGCCTAGAGAACAGGGTGTTGCTCAGAGACGACCTCGTCGTGCTGCTGCTGTAGCAGCACAGCTTGGCATTGAGCACCAGCAAGCTGCATATATAAGATCTcaaaaacatgaacaaaaacataaacaaaagaaattatgtCCTGGGAAAATGCACCGTGCCAATAAAGCGTACCAGCAACAGAGTAGAAGACAGAAAAAGAGGGACCTAATAAGCAATCATAGCATCAAGATCTGTAAAAAACGATGTTAACGATGGAAGATATAATGGACCCCCCTACAACATCATGGAATTGAAGTCATTGTCACTGGGATATTAAACTATCCTCCCTGGATAACAAATTCAAGAGATGTTTCTTTCctgaaataattttaaaagcAAACAATACCACGTGCCATTGTGAGATCATcaatttatgtgtgtatgtgttcttTTTTCGTGAGACCCAAGAACAGAGTAAAAGATCTAATAAACTGTGAAGAATGCATGAATATTTGCTGTGTGTGCTTTTTAACATCCATAGATAAATTACACAGCTCTAAGCTGTTTTTAAAGTTATCGGTACTCATACTTTTCACATATATTTAAAAGAGAGTACAcctttaatattttcaatataccaAAATGGCATCTGGTAGACCTCGACTCACATTGTACTATGATGACcttttttattatcattagcAGTGGCAATTTCTAACTCCATGGAAACTGGACCGTTTTGCGACAACGATTCTCGAACATGCTTAAAGCGGGATATGTGACGCCTGTGGACTGTAATATACATAACTGTGTATTTGCACAGGAATACTAAATATCAATTTAGCTATTTTATGAAATTGCTTGTagaatatataatgtattgaattttattgaaaataataatttttgaccaaattatgtttttcaaattttgaaattgtgatattgaactttgtgtatatttcacaaTATGTGAATACGTGTTTATTTCAACTCTTCTGTGGAGTGTTCAACTTGTGATGATGTTAACTTTATTTGGTAATATTTACTGTTTTAACTTGGCTGTTAATATCTGCATTTTAAAACTTCATGTTAGCTATGTATCTATGGTAACGTATACCTTTCGATATGAAACTGAACACAAAATCCTAAAATTGTGATGTAAGGTCAGATTTTACCCAGCTGTCAATTGTTCAAGTGGTGGAAGCCATGTGATCAAATACTAGTTTCATGTGATCAAATGTTGATAGCATGTGATTGATAGATGTCATCATGTATTCAAATGTTCCACTTTATGTGATCTAATTaacatattgtacattgtaagtgAAAGGTTGATATTATAGAAGCGCTTTGAATAGAGACTTTATCAATATCATTTGTTGCATTTTTGTCAGGTTTTCTTGGAATCAGAAAACATCTAATAGGTAAATTGTCTATACATAGAATTAGTCTAGTTGGTAATCATAGTTCTGGTTCTTTATACTTTAAAaatgaacaaagaaatgaaaaaaaaattgaatattatgaaaaacaaataaaaaacctCAAAATGCTTCAAAGCAGCACATGAAGAGAaacaaaatttgtgaaaaaaacacaaaataaaacgaaaTGTAAAGTAGTGATAGAGAATGTGATAATCCTAAGAATACTGTAGAAAGTGTAGATGGTAGTTTTCTTGACATATAAGAATTGTATATTGATTTCAATAATTAtactaataacaaataattcaaagcTGTAATTTTTAAACTGAAATTTAAATTATATAGAAGTATTTGTGAATGGTGTACATACAGACAGTCTGAGTTCTAGTGACCTCATTCCTGTCATTATTTTTAAGTAGCTGGCTGTCAGTAGCTGTATTGCAGTCAAGGTCACAGTTATTGCCATTATAGCAACCGAGTCTGTAATTGGAGAGTGGGTATCACTCTTGTCAAAATGTTCGATGCTGTCTAGTTAGCGGTATGCTTGTATGGTCTTGTTATGTTCTGAAAGTGGCCATTTGTTCTGTGATAGGGTGAGATACGATACTTTTTGAGTGTGCATTTGTTGTCTTAGAATTATTATAGTTAGCATTTTATAGTGATTTAGTGTTGGTCACAAAATTCTTACAATTTTCTAGTTTCAAGAATTACGTAAAGTAAGGTAGACAAAAATGGGTAAAATCTGAccttttatttataaaatcaaACTGAATCTTAGTTTCATGGTTGACCTTTTCACCCCTTCTCTCTGTAATGGTATGGTCCAGCTTATTTTAAGAACAAAGTGGATGTACTAAAAGTCCAGAAAGATGGGGAGGAAAGGTTACCCACACATAACAACAGATAATGCTTCAGCAGGTGAAAACATCCAACTATATTTGTCTATAAACTCAGGGCTTTCAATAATTTATAAGTATATAGCTCATCTCTCCTAAAGTCTTTGCCTGATTCATGTCTATGTTCTGCTGATATAATTACCATGGCTGTTAAAATTGAAATCAGTTTTAAGTACAGCAcaataaattaatatgtatagAACCATTGGTATTTGAACTAACCGATATAAAATGGAGACCTCAGCTGTCTTTAAGGGTATGGTATTGCTTTCTGCTAGTAGAAACTAAAATTACAGGAATTAGTTTGCATGCTATACTAGTTGTACTTTAAAGCTGAATACGCTGcttgatcaaaatatttttcttttttgtcaatGAAAGCTGCAATAAttaattgaaaaatgatacGACACTTTAAGAAATCAGGCACAGATTCTCTAAGACGTGCAGAATTATCTTTTTATTGATAGCTGAAAAATGAGACAACATTTTACGAAATCAGGCACAGACTTTCTAAGACGTGCAGAATGATCTTTACATTGATAACTAGGATATTTATATTTCTACACTGCTGTGGACTGATGGCATTACTGTCATATTAGGATAATGGCTCTTATCTACTTTTCATCTACATTCTCATATGTCAACATTTGTGGCTATATAACCAATGTATTCTGATCTGATACCAGTTTTCTGAACAAAAGTTGGAATAGACATCACAAATCATATGCTATTCATAATGTTATATCCACAGCAGAGGTAGAAATTAAATCTCTATATCCAAACCAAAGGATTACAATAGTGCAAACTTGTTAATAGAATTTGACATCCCAAATATCTGGGCATCCTATTGATCTTTTCTAGGTTTTTGGTGACGACCCGAATTGTAACATAAAACTTAAACATTTTAATCAGCcaattttattctattttgtcAGATTTCTGTCTTTGTGGCAATTCATGATCACCAAAAACTGtgatttattgaatatttttaacAGGTGTTTATCACCACTTGTATCAAAATAACTGATACTGTAATATTGTTAGGTTATCATGTCATGACTCTGATAGCCTCCCCTGGCAATTTGCCACGACAATTACTTAGAGAATTCACAACTAATGTAATATTCATTAAGTGATTGATTGTTAGTCATAATTATCAAGCCAGTACAGTATTTAAACTAAAACAACAGTACAATTTCTTGTCTGCACCTCAGTATCACTCAACACACTtgataattttcaatatttagcTTTCAGAGTAACTTTGTTTTATTGATGGGCTGATAATTTTCAGTTGTATAGGGTGCTATCTAAAACCATAATACAAAGTTGGTAAATGTGATTACTGCCTTTACAAGACTTATTTAAATACAATTGCCCACCACATTCTTGCCGTATTATTTCACTTCCACATTATTGTTTTGCTTTTTTGTCAGCattaatatcatttcaaaattacaaGATTTGTTTTAGcttttgttattattactatatattacattatttgtcccccccccccacattaagtaatataaaaaaaaaattccctccagaattttattatcattatcaattGGTGcatattgattttaaattgtACAGAGCACAAACTGGGCGTAATTTATCAAAAACAGGGTACTTCTAAATTGGCAATCAAGTGTCATTGCAACTGCTCCataatttaattttcaaaatttgcaaaaaagatgattttttactaattacaagATGTGTTGTTATGTGAAtagaaatttaattttgttgttttcatttcattgtcaTTGGAATGAAGTTGTTTACTACGGGATGTAATTTATCAGCATGTTGCAGTTAGTCTGTTGGTGGAAAACTCTACAGTTGTTACTTTTAGGTTTATTTCTAATTGTACTGCTCTGTAAGGTAGCAACTATTATTGTTTTACTTGCTAAGACATGGTAACTGTTTAGAATCTCTTGTGCATATTTTCTGTGTGTGTAGCACCATAGATGCGATTTTGTATGATTTTGATGAGTGTGTAAACACTACAGTCATGCTTGCCATTAGTTACCAGTATTGTCaatttaaaatgatataaaaattgaccatatgtctagaataCGCATACAGGTTTGTCAACAGCCTACGGCATATGTTATAACAATCTGatttaaaagaaagaaatagatTCACTTTTTGTAGACAGtgacaaattgaaaatgtcaaaaacatCATTACCATGATGGTTATTGATAAAATGccaatgtaaaaatattggaAGTGATGATAGTTAATTCCTGTGTAAACATATACGCAAGATATCCACTTGAACACATACTGTGGTGACATCCCATGGTAATAAGTTTGTATTCCTAGAAACAAGAGTTGAGTTTTTGTAAtatctacaatgtatttatttgacaTCACTATTCATTTATGTATAACGGAAGTAATAGTACTCCTCTAGAGAATATGATAGTGTGTGTTCTGACAGACTTCCTGCAACAACCATGCTGTCTGTGTTTAAAACATGATATGTACTCAAAACCACAGGAACTGCATAGtttgaatagggaacttgcaaacccgctatgttgaatattgcatcatgggaaatgtgataataaatactaatcaaatagtattgtaaacaatgttgacattgtttttaaccacaaatgatcaattcatagacGCCCTGaacattgtgggaggtttattttatcggtaactcctgattaggtattgcgataaccacagataatgaacccatagtcctttgcgtctgagcatgctcagtttggattgcaagttccctagtATGTAGCTCAGTCTCCAACAAGGCAATGTCGTATTCCATTgaccattttacatgtatagactgtctaaaaatgtcaattttctgCACTTCTGTAGTGATTGCAAAACTTGAAATTCTGAAATGTAAATCTATACACTTCTTACATTCTTGACTCTACAGGAtaacattatatattcattttgtgtGTCTTTAACTTATTGACCCCAAAACATTCAAATGTGTCAACTATATTCCTATTACTAGAATGTCTGAATTTGCCAAAGCAATATCAAGTTCATGGAGGCTGGCAAAGgacattgatgacatcattatttaATGTTTCTGTTTTTGTGTGTTACTATGCAACAAAAGtttcacaaaaaaaatgtatttaaaacttttttctgtatatgtatgttttgtacatgtatgatatgataggGTTGTGAAGTTGTAAAGATATTGGTACGAGAGTGTTTTGATGCATGGTTCATAGAATTATACAGTTGTAGATACTGTTTTAACCtcaagaaataaaatttaaaaaaaaaactattttgaaaaataaacatgtttcaATGTGTGTCTGACTTATTAAATATATGATGTTTCATCAGTAATGTCTAGACTGTTGACATGTTCCTTATTTTTTGCTGTAAATGAGTATCTAAATGACTGGAACTTCCAATTTTTCTACCTCAATCAACATATCATATAAATATACTCGACTACTGATTTTCAGAGCAAAGGTGAAACCCAACCATGTCTCAGCGGGCTTTATCTCAAGTATAGTCTAGTT
This portion of the Glandiceps talaboti chromosome 7, keGlaTala1.1, whole genome shotgun sequence genome encodes:
- the LOC144437486 gene encoding uncharacterized protein LOC144437486; translation: MFSGITSYIFGTSSDDQSVPDNETVLKTTDADNEWVLVDISEQAKSTSEARDEPISYDNDNQAVPLPNIAPDESWFVTPPPCFTAGGHSPVHMEPNPLEDLLIEHPSMSVYGVRPNRTDAEAAESSQAAEGSNQEPREQGVAQRRPRRAAAVAAQLGIEHQQAAYIRSQKHEQKHKQKKLCPGKMHRANKAYQQQSRRQKKRDLISNHSIKICKKRC